One genomic region from Terriglobus aquaticus encodes:
- the rplQ gene encoding 50S ribosomal protein L17, giving the protein MRHRKAGNKLGRNHSHRRALLRNLVTSVVIEDRVETTVAKAKAVRPLVEKMITLGKRGDIHSRRQAAAFLQTPESVSRLFATVAPRYGDRQGGYLRIVRTGFRQGDGGEKAMIELLGAEQELGAKQQKRAEAKAKKREELERQLAEQGGNEEGGSEENA; this is encoded by the coding sequence ATGCGCCATCGTAAAGCAGGAAACAAACTTGGACGGAACCACAGCCACCGCCGCGCTCTGCTGCGTAACCTGGTGACCTCCGTTGTGATCGAAGACCGCGTGGAGACGACCGTGGCGAAGGCAAAGGCCGTTCGTCCTCTGGTCGAGAAGATGATCACGCTGGGTAAGCGCGGCGATATTCACTCGCGCCGTCAGGCGGCTGCGTTCCTGCAGACGCCGGAGTCGGTGTCGCGCCTGTTTGCCACGGTAGCTCCGCGCTACGGCGACCGCCAGGGCGGATACCTTCGCATCGTTCGCACCGGCTTCCGCCAGGGCGACGGTGGCGAAAAGGCCATGATCGAGCTGCTGGGCGCCGAGCAGGAGCTGGGCGCGAAGCAGCAGAAGCGCGCTGAGGCGAAGGCCAAGAAGCGCGAAGAGCTGGAGCGCCAGCTTGCCGAGCAGGGTGGCAACGAAGAAGGCGGCTCGGAAGAGAACGCCTAA
- a CDS encoding adenylate kinase yields the protein MSQDEMVQEIGAGFVPGPVLLLGAPGVGKGTQAQRLMELWGIPQISTGDLIRDNIRLGTVIGKRFKELVDAGIYVPDEVVNQMVADRTAERDCERGFILDGYPRTLGQAEWLDSFLLTKHGEAGLPLVAVSVQVRYDELLRRVTGRRVGPGSKRIYNIYTNPPVSPGVCDVDGEPLVQRPDDTEEVFAERMRVFGEQTAPVIDHYRDLGRFEEVDGEQAVEVVTEQIVAALRRLRTR from the coding sequence GTGAGTCAGGACGAGATGGTGCAAGAGATTGGAGCAGGGTTCGTTCCGGGCCCTGTTCTCTTATTGGGCGCGCCCGGCGTCGGCAAAGGAACACAAGCGCAGCGGCTGATGGAGCTATGGGGAATCCCGCAGATCTCTACCGGGGATCTGATCCGCGACAACATCCGCCTTGGGACGGTCATCGGCAAGCGTTTCAAGGAATTAGTGGACGCCGGGATCTACGTTCCCGACGAGGTCGTGAACCAGATGGTGGCGGACCGCACCGCAGAACGGGATTGCGAACGCGGCTTCATCCTGGATGGCTATCCACGAACTCTTGGACAGGCGGAGTGGCTGGACAGCTTTCTGCTGACGAAGCACGGCGAAGCCGGGTTGCCTCTGGTTGCGGTTTCCGTCCAGGTTCGCTATGATGAGTTGTTGCGTCGCGTCACGGGGCGGCGGGTAGGCCCGGGTTCGAAACGGATCTACAACATCTACACCAATCCTCCGGTTTCCCCCGGTGTGTGCGACGTGGATGGCGAGCCGCTGGTTCAGCGGCCGGATGACACCGAAGAGGTCTTTGCCGAGCGCATGCGCGTCTTCGGCGAGCAGACCGCGCCGGTGATCGATCATTACCGTGACCTCGGCAGGTTTGAGGAAGTGGATGGAGAGCAGGCCGTCGAGGTTGTGACGGAGCAGATTGTTGCGGCGCTCAGGCGTTTGCGCACTAGGTAA
- the rplO gene encoding 50S ribosomal protein L15 translates to MALNLSNLGAPKGANSNKKRVGRGMGSGMGKTSTRGHKGQRSRSGSRMMRGFEGGQMPLHRRLPKRGFTNIFRQEYFVLGLDRIALIAATSNEGELTPEVLYKLGVVKKKNGLIKILANGEISTAVTVHAHKASKQAQQKIEAAGGKVVLLGAPAAGEAQA, encoded by the coding sequence ATGGCACTGAATCTTTCGAACCTTGGCGCGCCCAAGGGAGCAAACAGCAACAAGAAGCGCGTGGGCCGTGGTATGGGCTCGGGCATGGGCAAGACCTCGACCCGCGGTCACAAGGGTCAGCGCTCGCGGTCGGGCTCGCGCATGATGCGTGGCTTCGAAGGCGGCCAGATGCCGCTGCACCGCCGTCTGCCGAAGCGTGGCTTCACGAACATCTTCCGTCAGGAGTACTTCGTGCTCGGTCTGGACCGCATCGCGCTGATCGCGGCCACCAGCAACGAGGGCGAGCTGACGCCGGAAGTGCTGTACAAGCTGGGCGTTGTCAAGAAGAAGAACGGTCTGATCAAGATTCTGGCGAATGGTGAGATCTCGACGGCAGTGACCGTGCACGCGCACAAGGCAAGCAAGCAGGCGCAGCAGAAGATCGAAGCCGCGGGTGGTAAGGTCGTTCTGCTCGGCGCTCCGGCAGCCGGAGAAGCACAGGCATAG
- the rpsE gene encoding 30S ribosomal protein S5: MALKKKIDANRLNLKDQVVAINRVTKVVKGGKNMSFAALVVIGDPAEGVVGYGSGKAKEVPQAIRKGIEAAKKNLHRVNLTETSIPHQVLGRFGSGHVLLKPAPEGTGVIAGGAVRAVMTSAGVQNVLTKSLGTANPHNVIKATFDALTQLRDKAEVAALRGKSVEEL, translated from the coding sequence ATGGCACTCAAGAAGAAGATCGATGCGAATCGCCTGAACCTGAAGGATCAGGTTGTGGCGATCAACCGCGTGACCAAGGTGGTCAAGGGCGGTAAAAACATGAGCTTTGCGGCGCTGGTTGTCATCGGCGACCCGGCAGAGGGCGTGGTGGGCTACGGTTCGGGCAAGGCGAAGGAAGTTCCGCAGGCGATCCGCAAGGGTATTGAAGCGGCGAAGAAGAACCTGCACCGCGTGAACCTGACAGAAACGTCGATTCCGCACCAGGTGTTGGGCCGCTTCGGATCGGGTCATGTGCTGCTGAAGCCGGCGCCGGAAGGTACCGGTGTGATCGCGGGTGGAGCGGTGCGCGCGGTGATGACGTCGGCCGGCGTGCAGAACGTTCTGACCAAGTCGCTGGGAACGGCAAACCCGCACAACGTGATCAAGGCCACGTTTGACGCGCTGACGCAGTTGCGTGACAAGGCCGAAGTCGCGGCACTTCGTGGCAAGTCGGTGGAAGAGCTGTAA
- a CDS encoding VanZ family protein has protein sequence MLSPVAMTNAQNAPTHLKPVTAKPIPLRLMAAWLPALMGVLVICGESTRVMGADHTMVWLSRLCMPLVHLANSDMAELNHVMRKCGHFFGYGTLGFIFAQGWLTFLLARSRSLWTQQTWARTRMLAGGLALLSTAFVASMDELHQSFLPNRTACVSDVLLDTTGAFLMLTVAAAVLLFQRRRALHQRIQFRLLRSWSSGTALFRQALLD, from the coding sequence GTGCTGTCACCTGTTGCGATGACCAACGCACAGAACGCTCCGACCCACCTGAAACCTGTCACTGCAAAGCCAATCCCGCTGCGTCTCATGGCGGCGTGGCTTCCGGCGCTCATGGGAGTTCTCGTGATCTGTGGCGAGTCCACTCGAGTTATGGGTGCGGACCATACGATGGTTTGGCTCAGCCGTCTCTGCATGCCGCTGGTTCACCTTGCGAACTCTGACATGGCCGAGCTGAACCATGTCATGCGCAAGTGCGGCCACTTCTTTGGCTACGGCACGCTCGGCTTCATCTTCGCGCAGGGTTGGCTCACGTTCCTGCTTGCTCGCAGTCGGTCGCTTTGGACGCAGCAGACCTGGGCTCGCACTCGCATGTTGGCGGGCGGTCTAGCCCTGCTCTCCACGGCATTCGTCGCCAGCATGGACGAGCTTCACCAAAGCTTCCTGCCGAACCGTACGGCGTGTGTCTCGGATGTTCTGCTGGACACCACGGGTGCGTTTCTCATGCTCACGGTTGCGGCAGCAGTGCTGCTGTTCCAGCGCAGGCGCGCTCTGCACCAGCGCATCCAATTCCGGCTGCTTCGCTCGTGGAGCTCCGGCACTGCATTGTTTCGGCAGGCTCTGCTCGACTAA
- the rpmD gene encoding 50S ribosomal protein L30: MAENTGKIKIQYYRSKIATPVKHKLVVKGLGFTRLNQIVEREDSPSIRGMVAAVPHLVRIVE; the protein is encoded by the coding sequence ATGGCAGAGAACACGGGCAAGATCAAGATCCAGTACTACCGCTCGAAAATTGCGACCCCGGTGAAGCACAAGCTGGTGGTCAAGGGCCTCGGCTTCACGCGCCTGAATCAGATCGTGGAGCGCGAGGATTCCCCCTCGATCCGCGGCATGGTGGCAGCGGTGCCGCACTTGGTCCGCATCGTCGAGTAG
- the rpsM gene encoding 30S ribosomal protein S13 yields the protein MARIAGVDLPNNKQARVGLTYIFGIGPSRALSILAKAEIDPLRKLQTLDEDELNRIRGVIEQEGGIEGDLRKEVGLNIKRLIEIQSYRGLRHRRSLPVRGQRTHTNARTRKGPRKGTVAGKKKATK from the coding sequence ATGGCACGTATTGCAGGTGTCGATCTGCCGAACAACAAGCAGGCAAGGGTCGGCCTTACCTACATCTTCGGCATTGGTCCGAGCCGTGCGTTGAGCATTCTTGCAAAGGCGGAAATCGATCCGCTGCGCAAGCTGCAGACGCTGGACGAGGACGAACTGAATCGCATTCGTGGTGTGATCGAGCAGGAAGGTGGAATCGAAGGTGACCTCCGCAAGGAAGTCGGCCTGAACATCAAGCGCCTGATCGAAATCCAGAGCTACCGTGGCCTGCGCCACCGCCGCTCGCTGCCTGTCCGCGGACAGCGCACCCACACCAACGCCCGCACGCGCAAGGGTCCCCGTAAGGGCACGGTTGCCGGCAAGAAGAAAGCGACGAAGTAA
- the rpsH gene encoding 30S ribosomal protein S8, translating into MNLTDPVADFLTRVRNAIRSRHQKMDVPASNLKAEIARILKEEGYITNFKVTEEEGKRVLRVYLKYSTDNQSAITDLKRISKPGSRVYLGKDDIRRVQGGLGISILTTPKGVMTGRQARRENVGGEILAHVW; encoded by the coding sequence ATGAACTTGACCGATCCAGTCGCAGACTTCCTGACCCGCGTTCGCAACGCGATCCGTTCCCGCCACCAGAAGATGGATGTTCCTGCCTCGAACCTGAAGGCCGAAATCGCCCGCATTCTGAAGGAAGAGGGCTACATCACCAACTTCAAGGTGACGGAAGAAGAAGGCAAGCGCGTTCTCCGCGTGTACCTGAAGTACTCCACCGACAACCAGTCGGCGATCACGGACCTGAAGCGCATCTCCAAGCCGGGCTCGCGCGTGTACCTGGGCAAGGACGACATCCGTCGCGTGCAGGGTGGCCTCGGTATTTCGATCCTGACAACGCCGAAGGGCGTGATGACGGGCCGTCAGGCCCGCCGCGAGAACGTCGGCGGCGAGATCCTCGCACACGTCTGGTAG
- the rpsD gene encoding 30S ribosomal protein S4, with product MARYTGAVCRLCRRDGVKLFLKGSRCFSDKCAIDKRNFPPGQHGQARAKKIVGYGLQLREKQKAKRYYFTLEGQFRKYYEEASNKTGVTGELLLQQLERRLDALCYRVGFALSRRQARQLVRHGHVLVNGKKVNIPSYQIKVGDTVELREDAKKLAIVEGAEQFHAGLQQPSWLQIDRANRSAKVLALPKREEIHLPVNEQLIVELYSK from the coding sequence ATGGCACGTTATACCGGAGCTGTCTGCCGCCTTTGCCGGCGCGATGGCGTCAAGCTGTTTCTGAAGGGCTCGCGTTGCTTTAGCGATAAGTGCGCGATTGACAAGCGCAACTTCCCCCCGGGCCAGCACGGCCAGGCTCGCGCGAAGAAGATCGTTGGCTACGGCTTGCAGCTGCGTGAAAAGCAGAAGGCGAAGCGCTACTACTTCACGCTGGAAGGCCAGTTCCGCAAGTACTACGAAGAGGCCAGCAACAAGACCGGAGTGACGGGCGAACTGCTACTGCAGCAGTTGGAGCGTCGCCTGGACGCGCTGTGCTATCGGGTGGGCTTTGCCCTCTCGCGTCGTCAGGCCCGTCAGCTTGTCCGTCATGGCCACGTTCTCGTGAACGGTAAGAAGGTCAACATTCCTTCATACCAGATCAAGGTCGGCGACACGGTCGAGCTTCGCGAAGACGCGAAGAAGCTCGCGATTGTGGAAGGTGCTGAGCAGTTCCATGCGGGTCTGCAGCAGCCGTCGTGGCTGCAGATCGACCGCGCAAACCGCAGTGCCAAGGTTCTGGCCCTGCCGAAGCGCGAAGAGATCCATCTGCCGGTTAACGAGCAGCTGATCGTCGAACTTTACTCGAAGTAA
- the infA gene encoding translation initiation factor IF-1: MVPPPRSGEGDGLSKEDAIEAMAVVVETLPNAMFKVEMENKHQVLAHVSGRMRKNFIRILPGDRVAIELSPYDLSRGRIVYRYK; this comes from the coding sequence ATGGTGCCGCCTCCGCGAAGTGGCGAGGGAGACGGTTTGTCGAAGGAAGATGCAATTGAAGCAATGGCAGTGGTCGTAGAGACGCTGCCCAATGCGATGTTCAAGGTGGAAATGGAGAACAAGCATCAGGTGCTGGCTCACGTCTCCGGCCGGATGCGCAAGAACTTCATTCGTATTCTGCCTGGGGATCGTGTTGCCATCGAGTTGAGCCCGTACGACTTGTCGCGTGGGCGCATTGTGTACCGCTACAAGTAA
- the rpmJ gene encoding 50S ribosomal protein L36: MKVRASVKRICDKCKIVHRHGVVRVICEVAKHKQRQG, encoded by the coding sequence ATGAAGGTACGTGCAAGCGTGAAGCGCATTTGCGACAAGTGCAAGATCGTTCATCGCCACGGTGTGGTGCGGGTGATCTGCGAAGTCGCGAAGCACAAGCAGCGCCAGGGATAA
- a CDS encoding VanZ family protein: MLLVIARESTAAFGSVNTSSVLRVVYQAVFGHVPDDAWESIHHYIRKTGHFLGYGTLGVSWLRAFLYSWMLPLRHRPAGVWRRWCLQMAICCTALVASLDELHQSYIPDRTGLVTDVLLDTTGALVLCLLVALFWLRTSARRAPFTGAVSVVPKSLV; the protein is encoded by the coding sequence ATGCTGCTGGTGATCGCGCGCGAGTCGACCGCCGCGTTCGGCAGCGTGAATACGTCTTCGGTTCTTCGCGTGGTTTACCAGGCCGTGTTCGGCCATGTACCGGATGATGCGTGGGAGAGTATCCACCATTACATCCGGAAGACGGGGCACTTCCTCGGATACGGCACTCTGGGCGTCAGCTGGCTTCGTGCGTTCCTGTATTCCTGGATGCTACCCTTGCGGCACCGCCCGGCCGGGGTGTGGCGCCGGTGGTGCCTGCAGATGGCGATCTGCTGCACGGCGCTGGTGGCGTCGCTGGATGAGCTGCACCAGTCCTATATTCCGGATCGAACCGGGCTCGTCACGGATGTTTTGCTGGACACCACCGGTGCCCTGGTACTGTGCCTATTGGTCGCGCTGTTCTGGCTCCGCACAAGTGCCCGAAGGGCCCCGTTCACAGGGGCCGTCTCCGTCGTTCCTAAGTCGTTGGTGTAA
- a CDS encoding DNA-directed RNA polymerase subunit alpha, with product MLWRGFQKPKRLAVEQESLTEKYGKFSAQPFERGFGTTIGNSLRRTLLSSIEGAAVTAVKIEGVLHEFQSIQGVVEDATDIILNLKQIPFKLNGDGPKALYLRVEEPGVVTSGMIEADGDVEILDKDVYIATVSEGGKLDMEMRLKRGRGYQSADKNYDPDLGIGFIPVDSVHSPVRKVNYAVEAARLGQITDYDKLTLEIWTNGTVQPADALGLAAKLLKDHMTIFINFEEEMEAGLDGAHDGPALRNDNLNRSVEELELSVRSYNCLKNANIATIGELIQKTEAEMLKTKNFGRKSLNEIKEILAQMGLSLGMKIDENGQPQPGPTSVLPAATLAASFNSFDDEEDEEEDEDFRMPETENF from the coding sequence ATGTTGTGGAGAGGTTTCCAGAAGCCTAAGCGTCTCGCGGTCGAGCAGGAGTCGCTCACCGAGAAGTATGGCAAGTTCAGCGCGCAGCCCTTTGAGCGCGGCTTTGGTACTACCATCGGAAACAGCCTGCGCCGCACGCTGCTGAGCAGCATCGAAGGCGCTGCCGTGACGGCGGTGAAGATCGAAGGCGTTCTGCACGAGTTTCAGTCGATCCAGGGCGTGGTGGAAGACGCGACCGACATCATCCTGAACCTGAAGCAGATCCCGTTCAAGCTGAACGGCGACGGCCCCAAGGCCCTGTATCTGCGCGTGGAAGAGCCGGGCGTTGTGACCAGCGGCATGATTGAGGCCGACGGCGACGTCGAGATCCTTGATAAGGACGTGTACATCGCGACCGTGTCCGAAGGTGGCAAGCTGGACATGGAAATGCGCTTGAAGCGCGGCCGTGGCTACCAGTCGGCGGACAAGAACTACGATCCGGATCTTGGCATCGGCTTCATCCCGGTCGACTCGGTCCACTCGCCCGTGCGTAAGGTCAACTATGCGGTCGAAGCGGCACGTCTGGGTCAGATCACGGATTATGACAAGCTGACGCTCGAGATCTGGACCAACGGCACGGTTCAGCCGGCCGATGCGCTTGGCCTGGCGGCGAAGCTGCTGAAGGACCACATGACCATCTTCATCAACTTTGAAGAGGAGATGGAAGCGGGTCTGGATGGTGCGCACGATGGTCCCGCGCTGCGGAACGACAATCTGAACCGTTCTGTGGAAGAGCTGGAGCTGAGTGTTCGCAGCTACAACTGCCTGAAGAACGCGAACATCGCGACTATCGGCGAGCTGATCCAGAAGACCGAAGCCGAGATGCTGAAGACCAAGAACTTCGGCCGCAAGAGCCTGAACGAGATCAAGGAAATCCTTGCTCAGATGGGTCTCTCGCTTGGCATGAAGATCGACGAAAACGGTCAGCCTCAGCCTGGTCCGACCTCGGTTCTGCCCGCTGCGACTCTGGCGGCCTCGTTCAACAGCTTCGATGATGAAGAGGACGAGGAAGAGGACGAAGACTTCCGCATGCCGGAGACGGAGAACTTCTAA
- the secY gene encoding preprotein translocase subunit SecY — protein sequence MFDKIANIFRIPDLRKRVLFTLGLLAVYRLGGHIPTPGINADMLAQYFQQNAGSSLGLVDLFTGGSLRRLTIFALGIMPYITASIIFQLLTVIYEPLAKLQKEGEVGRRKITQWTRYVTVLLAIVQSFAIALTLTKSTTGGPMVTMSAPAFTALCVLTLTTGTAFIMWLGEQITERGIGNGMSLIIFAGIVAGLPNGINDLLEKARDSAWGGFTPVAIALLLVVMIAVVAFIVYVERSERRIPVQYAKRIVGRRMMGGQATHLPLKVNSGGVMPVIFASSILSAPLLFANNAFVQNNSVLRKITEGLRPGEPWYELIYVAAIIFFAYFYISIVFRPDDIADNMRKYGGFIPGIRPGRRTSDFINDILTRITLVGAIYLIVISIIPQLLIGGIHFNHLWLLGGMFDRMPTWVNNGLGLTFYFGGTSLLIVVGVAMDTVQQVESQLIMRHYEGFTPKSGRVRGRRSW from the coding sequence ATGTTTGACAAGATCGCGAATATCTTCCGAATCCCGGACCTGCGCAAGCGGGTTCTGTTCACGCTGGGTCTGCTGGCGGTGTACCGCCTCGGCGGGCACATCCCCACGCCGGGCATCAACGCCGATATGCTGGCGCAGTACTTCCAGCAAAATGCGGGATCGTCGCTGGGCCTGGTGGACCTGTTCACCGGCGGATCGCTGCGTCGCCTGACCATCTTCGCGCTCGGCATTATGCCGTACATCACGGCGTCGATCATCTTCCAGTTGCTTACGGTGATCTACGAGCCGCTGGCCAAGCTGCAGAAGGAAGGCGAAGTCGGCCGCCGCAAGATCACTCAGTGGACCCGGTACGTGACGGTTCTGCTGGCCATCGTGCAGTCGTTCGCGATCGCGCTGACGCTGACCAAGAGCACCACCGGCGGACCGATGGTGACCATGAGCGCCCCGGCGTTCACCGCTCTTTGCGTGCTGACCCTGACGACCGGTACGGCCTTCATCATGTGGCTGGGTGAGCAGATCACCGAGCGCGGCATTGGCAATGGCATGTCACTGATCATCTTTGCCGGCATCGTTGCGGGCCTGCCAAACGGCATCAACGACCTGCTGGAAAAGGCACGGGACAGTGCGTGGGGCGGTTTCACGCCGGTCGCAATCGCGCTGCTGCTGGTGGTGATGATCGCGGTCGTGGCGTTCATCGTGTACGTGGAGCGGTCAGAACGCCGCATTCCCGTGCAGTACGCGAAGCGGATCGTCGGACGCCGCATGATGGGCGGACAAGCGACGCACTTGCCGCTGAAGGTGAACTCGGGCGGCGTGATGCCGGTGATCTTTGCGAGCTCGATTCTATCGGCGCCGCTATTGTTCGCGAACAACGCGTTTGTGCAGAACAACTCGGTACTGCGCAAGATCACGGAAGGTCTGCGACCGGGTGAGCCGTGGTACGAGCTGATCTACGTCGCCGCAATCATCTTCTTTGCATATTTCTACATCTCCATCGTCTTCCGTCCGGATGACATCGCGGACAACATGCGCAAGTACGGCGGCTTCATCCCGGGCATTCGTCCTGGCCGGCGCACGTCGGACTTCATCAATGACATCCTGACGCGGATCACGCTCGTCGGTGCGATCTACCTCATCGTGATCTCGATCATCCCCCAGTTGCTGATTGGCGGCATTCACTTTAACCATCTTTGGCTACTCGGCGGAATGTTCGATCGCATGCCGACGTGGGTGAACAACGGCCTGGGCCTGACGTTCTACTTTGGTGGCACGTCGCTGCTGATCGTGGTCGGAGTGGCGATGGATACGGTGCAGCAGGTGGAATCGCAGTTGATCATGCGTCACTACGAGGGCTTTACGCCGAAGAGCGGCCGCGTTCGTGGCCGGCGGAGCTGGTAA
- the map gene encoding type I methionyl aminopeptidase, producing the protein MAIVLKTPAEIERMRRSGALLRQVHHAVEAAVKPGASTMDLERVAEAKILELGAKAAFKGYQNYPACLCTSVNEEVIHGIPSERKVLKEGDVVSVDCGLLLDGYYSDAAVTYAVGALKPEAAKLLDVTKASLERAISVAQVGATLGDIGFAVQEMCEAEGYGVVREFVGHGIGRSMHEEPQVPNYGRRGKGQKLKAGMVLAIEPMINAGTAEVQVLKDGWTAVTKDGSWSAHFEHTVAITKDGPLVLTR; encoded by the coding sequence ATGGCGATTGTACTGAAAACACCGGCGGAGATTGAGCGGATGCGCCGGAGTGGAGCTCTGCTGCGGCAGGTGCATCACGCAGTTGAGGCTGCGGTAAAGCCTGGCGCGAGCACGATGGACCTGGAACGGGTGGCCGAAGCGAAGATCCTCGAACTGGGAGCCAAGGCTGCGTTCAAGGGCTACCAGAACTACCCGGCTTGCCTCTGCACCAGCGTGAACGAGGAAGTGATCCACGGGATTCCTTCCGAGCGCAAGGTCCTGAAGGAAGGCGACGTGGTCAGCGTGGATTGCGGTCTGCTGTTGGATGGCTACTATTCCGACGCGGCGGTGACCTACGCAGTGGGAGCGCTGAAGCCCGAAGCTGCTAAGTTGCTGGACGTAACGAAAGCTTCGCTGGAACGGGCCATCAGCGTGGCGCAGGTTGGAGCGACACTGGGCGACATCGGCTTTGCGGTGCAGGAGATGTGCGAGGCCGAAGGCTATGGTGTAGTCCGGGAGTTCGTCGGGCACGGCATCGGTCGCAGCATGCACGAGGAGCCGCAGGTGCCCAACTACGGTCGCCGGGGCAAGGGCCAGAAGCTGAAGGCCGGCATGGTCCTGGCGATCGAGCCAATGATCAACGCCGGGACGGCTGAAGTGCAGGTGTTGAAGGATGGTTGGACCGCGGTGACCAAGGACGGAAGCTGGTCGGCTCACTTTGAGCACACGGTTGCAATCACCAAAGATGGACCGCTGGTTCTGACACGATAG
- the rpsK gene encoding 30S ribosomal protein S11, whose translation MAKQQNKGNSGAAGKSGKGKKFKKRERKNVPYGLVFVQASFNNTIVTITDQQGNTLSWKSSGSLGFRGSRKGTPFAAQQAAVNAAQAARDHGLRSVDVRVSGPGSGRESAVRALAVAGLEVRSIRDVTPIPHNGCRPPKRRRV comes from the coding sequence ATGGCCAAGCAGCAGAACAAAGGAAACTCGGGCGCTGCCGGCAAGTCCGGCAAGGGCAAGAAGTTCAAGAAACGGGAACGGAAAAACGTCCCGTACGGCCTGGTGTTTGTCCAGGCGTCGTTCAACAACACCATCGTGACGATTACGGACCAGCAGGGCAATACTCTGAGCTGGAAGAGCTCGGGTTCGCTCGGCTTCCGTGGATCGCGCAAGGGCACGCCGTTCGCGGCACAGCAGGCCGCGGTGAATGCCGCCCAGGCTGCTCGCGATCACGGTCTGCGTTCGGTCGACGTGCGCGTCTCCGGCCCCGGTTCGGGCCGCGAGTCGGCAGTGCGTGCGCTCGCGGTTGCGGGTCTTGAGGTCCGCTCCATTCGCGACGTTACGCCGATCCCGCACAACGGCTGCCGTCCGCCGAAGCGCCGCCGCGTGTAA
- the rplR gene encoding 50S ribosomal protein L18: MITLTKRNEVRKRVHKRVRNKVSGTTERPRLNVFRSLNHIYAQVIDDSQSATLAAASTLTKKGEEAKAGGNIEAAQQVGKLIAERAQEKGIKKVVFDRGGYLYHGRIKALADAAREAGLEF; this comes from the coding sequence ATGATTACACTCACCAAGCGCAATGAGGTCCGCAAGCGGGTCCACAAGCGCGTCCGGAACAAGGTTTCAGGCACGACCGAGCGTCCCCGCCTGAACGTCTTCCGTTCGCTGAACCATATCTACGCCCAGGTGATCGACGACTCGCAGTCTGCGACCCTGGCGGCCGCTTCCACCCTGACGAAGAAGGGCGAAGAGGCCAAGGCCGGCGGCAACATCGAGGCAGCCCAGCAGGTTGGCAAGCTGATCGCCGAGCGCGCACAGGAAAAGGGCATCAAGAAGGTCGTATTCGACCGCGGCGGCTACCTGTATCACGGCCGCATCAAGGCCCTGGCCGACGCTGCACGCGAAGCCGGTCTCGAGTTCTAA
- the rplF gene encoding 50S ribosomal protein L6, translated as MSRIGLKPIPKPAGVSYTVNGNTVEVKGPKGTTTALLPTGIKLVEKDNNIVAERENDSQKAIHGLARALVFNAVEGVTNGWKKELDIVGIGYRAEMKGKGLVVFTLGYSHPIEFPLPTGIDVAIDPKQTHLTVTGIDRQKVGQVAADMRSLRKPDPYKNKGVRYTDEKLKKKVGKTGSK; from the coding sequence ATGTCACGTATTGGTTTGAAGCCGATCCCCAAGCCGGCCGGTGTAAGCTACACCGTCAACGGCAATACCGTTGAGGTGAAGGGACCCAAGGGCACCACCACCGCTCTGCTGCCCACGGGCATCAAGCTGGTGGAAAAGGACAACAACATCGTTGCCGAGCGAGAGAACGACTCGCAGAAGGCAATTCACGGCCTGGCGCGCGCCTTGGTGTTCAACGCAGTCGAGGGCGTGACCAACGGCTGGAAGAAGGAACTGGACATCGTCGGCATCGGTTACCGCGCCGAGATGAAGGGCAAGGGCCTTGTGGTGTTCACGCTCGGCTACTCGCACCCGATCGAGTTCCCGCTGCCCACGGGCATCGATGTTGCCATCGATCCCAAGCAGACTCACCTGACGGTCACCGGCATTGACCGGCAGAAGGTTGGCCAGGTTGCCGCGGACATGCGTTCGCTGCGCAAGCCCGATCCGTACAAGAACAAGGGCGTTCGTTACACCGACGAAAAGCTCAAGAAGAAGGTCGGCAAGACCGGCTCCAAGTAG